From a single Bryobacter aggregatus MPL3 genomic region:
- a CDS encoding GNAT family N-acetyltransferase — translation MPPKFRIPTTAADLQRLLAMMEEFYAHEGIPFDAQQSHHTIRELLDSQPDAGAIYLIESETTCAGYFVLTFGFSLEFAGRFALLDELFLKEEFRGKGWGSLAIADAEIQCIQRGIGTLLLEVDVENPQAAALYERLGFRTHQRRLMNKAVTRK, via the coding sequence ATGCCCCCGAAGTTCCGGATTCCAACTACCGCCGCTGACCTGCAGCGGCTCCTCGCAATGATGGAAGAATTCTATGCGCATGAGGGGATTCCGTTCGATGCGCAACAGTCTCACCATACGATCCGCGAATTGCTGGATTCGCAGCCTGACGCCGGAGCCATCTATCTGATCGAATCAGAAACGACTTGCGCCGGGTACTTCGTGCTCACTTTTGGATTCAGCCTGGAGTTTGCAGGACGCTTTGCGTTGCTCGACGAACTCTTTCTTAAAGAGGAGTTTCGTGGGAAAGGCTGGGGGAGCCTGGCGATTGCCGACGCAGAAATCCAATGCATCCAGCGCGGCATCGGCACGCTCTTACTTGAAGTGGATGTTGAAAATCCGCAAGCGGCAGCGCTCTATGAGCGGCTGGGATTCCGCACCCACCAGCGCCGGCTGATGAACAAAGCTGTGACTAGAAAATAA
- a CDS encoding sensor histidine kinase has product MRSLYFKLSLWSLATLVFCIFAFFFVASMLNRNVGRRGDPYSRTLGWQLGMARKAFEQGGRPALSTYMRELREHFPNDHYLTDGNGRDLLTGEDLTSLTSLAAEGPRFPFFGPSGRLVVVRPSADGQFKFIAHMDLPSNSSNLLPYFAIILAAIALFSYVLFRYLASPLRRLTTTVERFGHGDLTARVDIRRGDEFGALANRFNEMAGRIETLLTAERRLLEDVSHELRSPLARLQFALELVRTAPDQEVAVARMKREIDRLSTLVGHLVEVTRAEGDPGARTRESLDLSALATEIADDCRIEAEAKNCTIALHSRSGLRLMADRELLRRALENVLRNAIRYAPANSTIQLDLEQHEKSVEIDVRDFGPGVPEEMLERIFQPFFRVDASRDNATGGIGLGLAIARRAITLHHGQLLAENAAPGLRVRMELPLVA; this is encoded by the coding sequence ATGAGAAGTCTCTATTTCAAGCTCAGCCTCTGGTCTCTGGCGACGCTAGTCTTCTGCATCTTCGCCTTTTTCTTTGTCGCCTCCATGCTGAATCGCAACGTCGGCCGCCGCGGCGATCCCTACAGCCGTACTCTCGGTTGGCAACTCGGCATGGCCCGCAAGGCATTCGAACAAGGGGGGCGCCCCGCCCTCTCCACCTACATGAGAGAGCTGCGTGAGCACTTTCCAAACGATCACTACCTCACCGATGGAAACGGCCGCGATCTCCTGACCGGCGAAGATCTCACCTCGCTCACCTCCCTCGCCGCAGAGGGCCCCCGCTTTCCTTTCTTTGGCCCAAGCGGGAGGTTGGTGGTGGTCCGGCCCTCGGCAGATGGGCAGTTTAAGTTCATCGCCCACATGGATCTGCCGTCGAACTCCTCGAATCTGCTCCCATACTTCGCCATTATTCTCGCCGCGATTGCGCTGTTTAGCTATGTGCTCTTCCGCTATCTCGCGAGCCCGCTTCGCCGGTTAACGACAACGGTGGAGCGCTTTGGCCATGGAGACCTGACAGCTCGCGTCGACATTCGCCGTGGCGACGAGTTCGGCGCACTCGCCAATCGCTTCAACGAAATGGCAGGCCGCATCGAAACGCTCCTCACCGCAGAGCGGCGGTTGCTGGAAGACGTCAGCCACGAGTTGCGAAGCCCGCTGGCCCGGCTCCAGTTCGCGCTTGAACTCGTCCGCACCGCTCCGGACCAGGAGGTGGCCGTCGCCCGCATGAAGCGCGAGATCGATCGCCTGTCCACTCTCGTGGGACATCTGGTTGAAGTCACACGGGCAGAAGGCGACCCAGGCGCCCGGACACGCGAATCCCTCGATCTCTCCGCGCTCGCCACCGAGATTGCCGACGATTGCCGCATCGAAGCGGAAGCGAAGAACTGCACCATCGCCTTACACAGTAGATCCGGGCTCCGCCTGATGGCAGACCGGGAACTCCTGCGCCGCGCGCTCGAAAATGTTCTGCGCAACGCCATCCGCTACGCCCCCGCCAACTCAACCATCCAACTCGATCTTGAACAGCACGAGAAGTCTGTCGAGATCGACGTGCGTGATTTTGGCCCTGGCGTGCCCGAAGAGATGCTCGAGCGCATCTTCCAACCCTTCTTCCGGGTCGATGCCAGCCGCGACAATGCCACCGGAGGCATCGGCCTCGGGCTAGCCATTGCCCGCCGGGCCATCACCCTGCATCACGGCCAGCTCCTCGCCGAGAACGCCGCGCCGGGGCTTCGCGTGCGGATGGAGCTGCCACTCGTGGCCTGA
- a CDS encoding response regulator transcription factor codes for MKENLIMQLLLIDDDVELSQLIGEYLGQQDISVEPIHDGTQGLAKALLPGFDLILLDGMLPGIDGLELLRQLRRRSSVPVIMLTARGSQQDRISGLDLGADDYLAKPFAPDELLARIRAVLRRTNSNVIQKSEVLAAGALRIDPSQREAWLNEKPCGLTNLQFEIVEYLMRHSGRAVSRDELTSILHQREATPFERWLDVHISQLRKKIEGDGQVRIHTVRGIGYMFSPPSGPQQ; via the coding sequence ATGAAAGAGAACCTTATCATGCAACTGCTGTTAATCGACGATGACGTTGAGTTAAGCCAACTGATCGGCGAATACCTTGGGCAGCAAGATATTTCGGTCGAACCGATCCATGACGGCACTCAGGGGCTGGCGAAAGCGCTCCTGCCGGGCTTCGACCTGATACTCCTCGACGGCATGCTCCCCGGCATTGATGGGCTCGAGCTGCTCCGGCAGCTCCGCCGCAGGTCGAGTGTCCCTGTCATCATGCTCACCGCCCGCGGCTCCCAGCAGGACCGCATCAGCGGCCTGGATCTTGGCGCCGACGACTATCTGGCAAAGCCCTTCGCACCCGACGAATTACTGGCTCGCATCCGCGCCGTGCTCCGCCGCACCAACAGCAATGTGATCCAGAAGTCTGAGGTCCTCGCCGCGGGTGCGCTCCGCATTGACCCGAGCCAGCGCGAGGCCTGGCTCAACGAAAAGCCCTGCGGCCTCACCAACCTCCAGTTTGAGATCGTCGAGTACCTGATGCGCCACTCCGGCCGGGCCGTCTCACGCGACGAACTCACCAGCATTCTCCACCAGCGTGAAGCCACCCCGTTTGAACGCTGGCTCGATGTCCACATCAGCCAGTTGCGCAAGAAGATCGAAGGCGATGGACAAGTGCGTATCCACACCGTTCGCGGCATCGGCTACATGTTCTCGCCTCCTTCCGGACCCCAGCAATGA
- a CDS encoding DUF937 domain-containing protein: MNLLDLINNANGGQSVQALAERFGISGDQAQGVLSQLVPALAHGVNNNVSQEGGLQSLLGALAGGNHAQYVDDPNAIAQPEAVDEGNGILSHVLGSKDASTALAQHVAGNTGVSDSVIKQMLPLVASMAMGVMAKRMMSGGASSGTDGQAAAATPESGLAGMLNFNQGGGAVSEVIGLVGKFFSH, translated from the coding sequence ATGAATCTACTCGATCTCATCAACAACGCCAACGGCGGGCAAAGCGTTCAGGCACTCGCAGAGCGATTCGGGATTTCCGGGGACCAGGCACAGGGAGTGCTGAGTCAACTGGTGCCCGCTCTCGCGCACGGAGTGAATAACAATGTGTCGCAAGAGGGTGGGCTGCAAAGCTTGCTCGGCGCCTTAGCCGGCGGGAATCATGCACAGTATGTTGATGACCCGAATGCGATTGCGCAGCCCGAGGCTGTAGACGAGGGGAATGGGATTCTCAGCCATGTTTTAGGAAGTAAAGACGCAAGTACCGCACTTGCACAGCATGTGGCGGGGAATACGGGCGTCAGCGATTCGGTGATCAAGCAGATGTTGCCGCTGGTGGCCTCCATGGCAATGGGTGTGATGGCAAAACGAATGATGAGCGGAGGGGCGAGCAGTGGAACGGACGGCCAGGCTGCGGCGGCCACTCCGGAAAGCGGGCTTGCGGGGATGCTCAATTTCAATCAAGGTGGCGGTGCGGTGAGCGAGGTCATCGGCTTGGTGGGCAAGTTCTTCTCTCACTGA
- a CDS encoding Fe2+-dependent dioxygenase, protein MLMHIQAVLTPEEAAQYRRALVAADWVDGRVTAGYQSSRTKHNLQLAEDHPLAMELSDQIVQRLERHPLFMGAALPLKVFPPLFNRYEGGHSFGTHVDNAIRQVKGTPHRLRTDLSATLFLTEPSDYEGGELIIEDTYGTQSVKLPAGDMILYPATSLHHVLPVTRGARISSFFWIQSMVRDDARRALLFDLDVAIQRLAGEAPDHPSAVQLTGVYHNLIRMWADV, encoded by the coding sequence ATGTTGATGCACATCCAAGCTGTCCTCACCCCTGAAGAGGCGGCACAATATCGAAGAGCTCTGGTGGCAGCCGATTGGGTTGATGGCCGGGTGACCGCCGGCTACCAATCCAGCCGCACGAAGCACAATCTCCAACTGGCAGAGGATCATCCTCTTGCCATGGAGTTGAGCGATCAGATTGTGCAGCGGCTGGAGCGCCATCCCCTGTTCATGGGAGCGGCGTTGCCGCTAAAAGTCTTCCCGCCCCTCTTCAATCGCTATGAGGGCGGGCATTCTTTTGGCACGCATGTGGACAATGCGATCCGTCAGGTGAAGGGCACGCCTCATCGCCTGCGTACCGACCTCTCAGCAACACTCTTCCTCACCGAGCCGAGCGACTATGAGGGCGGCGAACTCATCATTGAAGACACCTATGGCACCCAGTCCGTGAAGCTGCCTGCAGGCGATATGATTCTCTACCCCGCCACCAGCCTGCACCACGTATTGCCGGTAACCCGCGGCGCGCGCATCTCATCCTTCTTCTGGATCCAAAGCATGGTGCGCGACGATGCGCGCCGGGCCTTGCTCTTTGATCTTGATGTCGCGATCCAACGCCTGGCTGGAGAGGCCCCCGATCACCCTTCGGCGGTCCAACTCACAGGCGTGTATCACAACCTCATCCGCATGTGGGCTGACGTTTAA
- a CDS encoding TonB-dependent siderophore receptor has product MRVRIRLKKKHKKSKNDNTRKWIAASTIASYTITGGISLAAQQRPAPVADLKRSEQTLPLIRFSVASGSLAEAIAAFEKSSGWKVEIPDENMKGLQSKGVSGLMPARQALAELLTGTGLHFRITAAQKATLTFEEVRSSIDVVDQPTPLSPRYTEPLRDIPQTITVIPKEIIQQQGATSLAEVLRNVPGMTITAGEGGAPAGDNLTLRGNSARNDIFVDGVRDLSPQSRDPFNLEQVEVTKGPTSAITGRGSAGGAINLISKTPNVGRMIGGSFSLGNADMRRANIDINTPLKRLGLGERTAFRMNALIHDANVPGRKVVKNDRWGLAPSLAFGLGTPTRITVGYYKLKQDNISDYGIPWVPATNNVLVAYRDKPAPVARDTFYGFANRDREVLNQDTGTLKFEHDFKDSMQLRSQFRFGKSGRNSYATPPRFASTESTVINREMRSWVAQDRILDSQTDLKAEAKTFGIRHSIVTGAAFTGERNRRINRTAANATTTLFDPNPNDVYTGDIVTSPYVGIITGNTQSAWFFDTAKFGNHLEANGGVRFEHFNAKGVSTTPAPVAQEVNFASLRGALIYKPTQASSIYGSYGSSVSPSLEGLSYNTANTAIPPEKTYTTEVGSKWEVAGARLLLSGALFQVKKDNARTPGLLPTDPPQVLAGRQTSQGLELSASGGITRSLRVLASYSLIDARISSSNTPAEVGRFFQNTPRNSVSVWATYTAQRFTVGVGPRFMGRRFGNNTNTRVVDSYATVDAMGSYRVNNFLDLRLNLSNLNNAYYFERLGGGHLIPGASRFVQFTTNFHF; this is encoded by the coding sequence ATGCGCGTTCGGATCAGGCTCAAGAAAAAACACAAAAAATCCAAGAACGACAACACCCGCAAGTGGATTGCGGCAAGTACTATTGCTTCTTATACCATCACGGGCGGGATCTCTCTAGCCGCTCAACAGCGCCCGGCGCCTGTTGCCGATCTGAAGCGTTCTGAGCAAACGCTCCCCCTGATTCGCTTTTCTGTCGCCAGCGGGTCACTGGCCGAAGCAATCGCTGCATTTGAAAAGTCATCGGGATGGAAAGTTGAAATTCCCGACGAGAACATGAAGGGTTTGCAGTCAAAGGGAGTCAGCGGCCTGATGCCAGCGCGGCAGGCACTCGCCGAACTGTTGACGGGGACCGGCCTCCACTTCCGGATCACGGCAGCGCAGAAGGCCACGCTCACCTTTGAAGAGGTCCGTAGTTCGATCGATGTCGTGGATCAGCCTACCCCGCTCTCGCCTCGCTATACAGAGCCGCTCCGCGATATCCCGCAAACCATTACCGTCATCCCGAAGGAAATCATCCAGCAGCAGGGCGCCACAAGCCTGGCGGAAGTCCTGCGCAATGTCCCTGGCATGACCATTACCGCCGGAGAGGGCGGCGCCCCGGCGGGCGACAACCTGACCCTGCGGGGGAACAGCGCCCGCAATGACATCTTTGTCGACGGCGTTCGCGATCTGAGTCCGCAATCCCGCGACCCCTTCAATCTGGAGCAGGTAGAAGTCACGAAGGGCCCCACCTCCGCCATCACAGGACGCGGATCTGCGGGTGGAGCGATCAACCTCATCAGCAAGACCCCGAATGTGGGCCGGATGATCGGCGGCTCCTTCTCTCTCGGCAATGCGGACATGCGCCGCGCCAACATTGACATCAATACGCCGCTCAAGCGACTGGGCCTGGGGGAGCGCACGGCTTTCCGCATGAATGCGCTCATCCATGATGCGAATGTCCCTGGACGGAAAGTGGTCAAGAACGATCGCTGGGGGCTGGCGCCTTCGCTCGCCTTCGGACTCGGCACGCCCACCCGCATCACCGTCGGCTATTACAAGCTGAAGCAGGACAACATCTCCGATTACGGGATCCCCTGGGTTCCCGCGACCAACAACGTTCTGGTTGCTTATCGGGACAAGCCAGCGCCCGTCGCCCGTGACACCTTCTACGGGTTCGCCAATCGCGACCGGGAAGTGCTCAATCAGGACACCGGCACCCTCAAGTTCGAGCATGACTTCAAGGATTCGATGCAGTTGCGCAGCCAGTTCCGCTTTGGCAAATCCGGCCGGAATTCCTACGCCACGCCTCCTCGCTTCGCCAGCACCGAGAGCACCGTCATCAATCGGGAAATGCGTTCCTGGGTCGCACAGGATCGTATCCTCGATAGCCAGACCGACCTCAAAGCGGAGGCGAAGACCTTCGGCATCCGGCACTCCATCGTGACAGGCGCCGCCTTCACCGGGGAACGAAACCGCCGCATCAATCGCACCGCGGCAAACGCAACCACGACGCTCTTTGATCCGAATCCGAATGACGTCTACACCGGCGACATCGTCACCAGCCCTTATGTCGGCATCATCACCGGCAATACGCAATCTGCCTGGTTCTTTGATACCGCGAAATTCGGCAATCACCTGGAAGCCAATGGCGGCGTTCGCTTTGAGCACTTCAACGCGAAGGGAGTCAGCACCACACCGGCCCCGGTGGCCCAGGAAGTTAACTTTGCCAGCCTGCGCGGAGCGCTAATCTACAAGCCAACACAGGCCAGCAGTATCTATGGCTCTTACGGAAGCTCTGTCAGCCCGTCGCTCGAAGGCCTTTCCTACAACACCGCCAATACCGCGATTCCTCCGGAGAAAACGTACACCACAGAAGTGGGTTCCAAATGGGAGGTTGCGGGAGCACGCCTGCTGCTCTCTGGCGCGCTCTTCCAGGTGAAGAAAGACAATGCCCGCACGCCGGGTCTGCTTCCGACCGATCCGCCACAGGTGCTGGCCGGCCGTCAAACCTCGCAAGGTCTGGAATTGTCCGCTTCCGGCGGGATCACCCGATCGTTGCGAGTGCTCGCCTCCTACTCCCTCATCGACGCACGCATCAGTTCCTCAAACACACCGGCCGAGGTGGGCCGCTTCTTCCAGAACACGCCCCGCAATTCGGTCAGTGTCTGGGCGACTTACACGGCACAGCGCTTTACGGTTGGCGTTGGCCCTCGATTCATGGGACGCCGCTTTGGCAATAACACCAACACCCGCGTGGTTGACTCCTATGCCACCGTAGACGCCATGGGCTCTTACCGTGTCAACAACTTCCTCGATCTGCGTCTGAATCTGAGTAATCTGAACAACGCTTACTACTTTGAGCGCTTAGGGGGCGGCCACCTGATTCCGGGAGCTTCCCGCTTTGTCCAGTTCACCACGAACTTCCACTTCTAG
- a CDS encoding DUF4142 domain-containing protein, producing MFIPFLLVLVLSQIAPEKNRDRVLNDSDATTSALDGSVLSDREKDLFRVRQDLNRGVALAQSVPERSSNPRVLGFAQGLLENQISQRNRLQETAKIPAVAAEMPPPLDRQEGAEPEDPLVANLARLKGADFDRAYMEIQIRELENGSADLQRLMKTPDRDLKSWAGVSFKETQRNLDRARLIAKEIRR from the coding sequence ATGTTCATCCCATTCCTGTTGGTGCTGGTGCTTTCTCAGATCGCACCGGAGAAGAATCGAGATCGGGTCTTAAACGATTCGGATGCCACAACAAGTGCCTTGGATGGTTCGGTTCTATCGGATCGAGAGAAGGACCTGTTCCGGGTGCGCCAGGACTTAAACCGGGGAGTTGCTCTGGCGCAGAGTGTGCCAGAGCGCAGTTCGAACCCGAGAGTGCTCGGCTTTGCGCAAGGACTGCTGGAAAACCAGATCTCGCAACGGAACCGTCTGCAGGAGACGGCGAAAATACCCGCTGTTGCGGCTGAGATGCCACCGCCATTGGATCGCCAGGAAGGAGCCGAGCCAGAGGACCCGCTGGTGGCGAATCTCGCCCGGTTGAAAGGCGCTGACTTCGATCGCGCTTATATGGAGATCCAGATTCGTGAACTGGAGAACGGCTCCGCGGATTTACAGCGGCTAATGAAAACCCCCGACCGCGACTTGAAATCGTGGGCGGGGGTGAGTTTCAAAGAGACGCAGCGCAATCTCGATCGCGCGCGCCTGATTGCCAAAGAAATCCGGCGTTAA